A stretch of DNA from Campylobacter iguaniorum:
ACATCATCTTTCTGGATAAGAGTACCCCTAAATGGTTTTGGAGCTTTAAGTAAGTATAAATATTGGTTAGCTACTCCTGCAACAACTCTAGGGCATCTAAATGACTGAGTAAGATATAATGTAACTGCTCCATTTAGTTTAGATAGTCTCTCAAGAGAGTCTGTTGCTCCTCTAAATTTGTAAATACTTTGGAATGTATCACCAATAAATACTTTTTTAGATCTTTGTCTCATCACAATATCGATTACACAACCATTAATATCTTGAGCCTCATCAACCAATATAAAATCAAAATACAATTTAGGCTCTGATAACTGGTATCTTTTTAGGTAAAAATCGTGTTCATAAGCGAGTGTACTATCTGTTTGTATTTGTTCCCAAACTTTTGGTAACTTATCAAGGAAATAGCTTATACTGGCTTTATTTTCTCTCCCCCAATCGGTACCATTTTCCGATAGTCTTTTTACAAAGTCCACCATAGTGTATTTTGAATTACAAAAATCACGAATAAGCTTTAAAAGTAAGTAGGCGTGATAGTATTGCTCTTTTTCTGCAACATCTTCACAAAATGGAAGCATATCTAAAGCTCTAAGATTTCCTAGTCTATCTTTGTAATCTTTTCCAATAGCTGCATACGCTAGTGAGTGCATAGTTTTTACAAATACACTAGCCCCAAGGTGCTTGAATTTTTTTGATGCTTCTTTTTGCATAGAGCTGTTATAAGCCATATAAAGTATTTTTTTACCTCGTCTTGCTTCGCAAAACTTAACCAATGTGCTTGTTTTTCCAGTTCCTGCATAAGCATTTACCAAAAGTACATCATCAAACTCCGTTTCTACTATTTGTTGCTGTTCTGGCGTTAATTCCATTATTTCCACTCTCCATTCTTAAAATTGTAATCTCGTGCGGTTCCTGCTTGATATACAGTACAAATTCTCGTATCCGTGATTTTCTTAAAAGAGTTCACCCATACAGTTGCTCCAAAAAGGTCGTTATCTTCTCCAATTTTAAACTGCATATAGCCGTTACAAACGCCTAAATACTCCACCTCACCATTAAAGAAATCATCTAAATTTGTCTTAGTGTTAGGCTTTAAAATATAGCCATTTAAAGAGGTATCAATTTTCTCAATATGTGTGTCAATTTCATCGGCTTTAAAGATATTGATAAGTCCAATTTTAGCATCAATTACGGTCTGCATAATCTCTCTCCTTAGTACCCTTTTGATGAGGTTCTACGACCTCACCGATATTGATAACTTTTGCACTTTTTAAAAGATGAATATTGCTTTTTTTAAAGTTGCTTTTACACCACTTTAATTGGTTCTCTTTTGTAAAACCTAAAAAGCACTCTTTTTTATTTTGATTTACTCTTTCTTGCCCAAGAGATGAAGCAAAAGCATCAGCTACCTCTTCAATCTTAGCTACTACCTTTAAATTATCGATATTTGTTTCAAAAATAAGCAATATTTCCTCTCCTATTTGCAAAAATTGATTACTGGTATTGTAACGGTACTCGTAGTGATATTATTTTTTAGATCCAGTATCATTTTAGATGTGTTTTGGTTCTTCTCTCTTGAAGCAAGTCCAGATAGATACTCTTTGATGCTCTCAAGTGTTGCACCGTTTTGTAATCGCTTGTTGCATACGCTTTTAATTGCATTTAATCTGTCTTGTAACATAAAATTTCCTTGTTAAATTTGAGATGCGTTTGCAAGGGATTGAGAAAGCTTATCTTTACTCTCACTGCACTCATAAAACAACTCATCTTCACTATTGTATTTTTTAACTATATCAACGGCTCTGTCAAGCTCATCATTGTTAATAAATTGGTAGAGTAGGGCGTTATAAATAATCCCCTCTTGCCAAGCTCTAAGCCCTAAATTTGATATTTTTTCTACTAATTCTTTACTCATTGTCATCCTTTTTGTTTGAGCTGCTACAATATTCAAGCATATATACTTCAACTGCATCTGGAGAGATTTCACTAAACTTGTAAACATCTAGGTCTTTAAACTCATAAATTAGATTTAAAAATAGATCTTCTTTAAAAATAACCATCAAGTTTTTAGGATTATGGCCAAGTTTCAAAAACCGCTCAAAAAGTTCTTTGATTTTTGGATTTAATCCAGTAGTCTGGATGATGATAGTTTGAACATTATGTGTTTTTAGCTTCTCCAGCTTTCTTGGAAAAGTATAAATATCAGTCAATGCAAGAACTTCTTTACCATTTTTAACTAAGAACTCATAAATCTCTTTAATATCATCGTGTAGGCTTTTATCTCCCTCAATAATAGCAACTGCATTGTTGCCGACAACATCAAGTATATTTATATCTCTCATTTATGTTTCTCCTCAAATAAATTCCCAAGTTTGGCATCAGATGACTTTGTAAGTCCTAGTTGGTTCATTTTCTCTTTTCTGGCTTTAAGCCAAGCCTTATATGGATAATATCTACGCTCTCCAAAAGGGTAGGCATTGTCAATATCTTTCTTTGTGATTTTATCGCTCCCAAGTTTTTGGATTAAAGAGTTGATAATGCTAAGACTTACTGTGTAATAACTCATATTTTCCTCTAAAATGCCACTTCTCTTGTCATAATCCCACCGATACACTCTCCGTTCATACAACGAGTGCTTTCAATCTCGCCTTTTCTTCGATGTATTCTAATAAAATCATATCTTTTATCTGCGTGAAGCTCCTCAAGGCTTTTGATGTGGTTCCTATTCCACTCTATTAATACTTGAGCTGCTTTTTCACACTCTTCTTTTGTTCCATTTGCAAAAATTACGGCTCTTATATGCTCTTTAATCTTAAAAAATTCGATTATATTTGCAGGTGTAATATTTTTATTATCATTGAAGTGTTGCCAAGCTCTTTTCGTATATGCTCCTGCTACATCACAAGCATTAAGATAATCCTCTGTGCTCATTTGTTCGCCACCATTGTTGAAAATATCATAATATATAGCTGAGTCGCTCCAAGCTATGGCCATAACATTGTAAGTATCATTAAATGATGCTTTAATAACATTTGGACGATAGCCAAGCCATAATCTAAAATATTTATCTGTTTGCTTAATAACTCCAGATTTAATAAGTCCTTGCATTTGAGAAAGTAAATCCTCTATGTTAGTCTCTGGTACATCAGAATAATCAAGAGTTGATATTTTAATTTCTTTTGGTTCAATAGATATTTTCGACTCTTTTAATGGCTCTGGTGTTTCTATTGTTTGCTCTTCTAAAAAATCAAATAAATTAGATTGCTTACCGTGGATCAAAATTTTTAATCCCTCATTGCTTATCATTGGCATTGGTTTACTTGACATATTTCACCTCCAAAAACTTAATCAAATTTTAGCATTATTTATTCTATTTGTCAATACCGTTATTGACAATTTACAAAATTTTAGATAAAATTATGCTAAGAATTAACTAAAGGATGATAAAATATGTGGAAAATAATTATCGCTTTTGATAAGAAACTTGAAGAGCCAATTTGCTCTGCTGATTATGAACCTCACCTCGAAAAAGAGCTGACTTGTGAATTTAGACTTTTAGATGATGATGGAGAGGTCTATGCTAAAGGTTACAGTGATGATGGCTCAAGTGAAAATGCTTTCGCTCCTCTGGACGATTATGGTATGCCAGCTTGGGGTTGTACGGAAATACAATACAAAGAAAAAGGGAAATGGGAGACACTATAATGAAAAAACATAATATTTTACTCATAAGTGGCGGTATTGCTGCAATGGTTCTATTCTCTGGGTGTGCAGGTACTCAACCGCATATACCAATAACAAGTGATATTCAAAGTTTCAAAGATTATATTCTTAAAAAAAGAGCCAATGAAACTGGAAATTATGATATTATTGCCGAAAAACCTCACCAAACAATCATCGAATATAGAACTTTTAATGAGCAATCTAACTTAGCAGATGCAAGTGATATTATGAGAGTTCTTGATGATGCTAAAGAGTATTGTCAAGCAATAGGTGGGAATGGACTGTATGGTGATCAAGCTATAAATCAACTTCAAGGGCTACCAACATCATTTAATATTGATTATGTAAAGTATCGAAATGAAATGACAAGACAAGGGTTTGGGCATTATAGTGGTTTTTATAAGTGTGCATCCGCTAAAGATGGATTTGAAATTGAATATATGAAAGAAGATATTGAACTTCAACAAAGGGATATGATAGGCGGTGGAGCATTAGAAACTTACTCAAGATATTACCTCACCACTCACGATAATCCTCAAAAGCTAAATTCTAAATTATGGTTTAAAAGTGATAAATATAAAAGCTTTGTAATGAAAAATGATACTACTGAGAAAGTATTTAATATTGACAGTACCGCTCAAATACCTTGGAACTACGAAAA
This window harbors:
- a CDS encoding UvrD-helicase domain-containing protein encodes the protein MELTPEQQQIVETEFDDVLLVNAYAGTGKTSTLVKFCEARRGKKILYMAYNSSMQKEASKKFKHLGASVFVKTMHSLAYAAIGKDYKDRLGNLRALDMLPFCEDVAEKEQYYHAYLLLKLIRDFCNSKYTMVDFVKRLSENGTDWGRENKASISYFLDKLPKVWEQIQTDSTLAYEHDFYLKRYQLSEPKLYFDFILVDEAQDINGCVIDIVMRQRSKKVFIGDTFQSIYKFRGATDSLERLSKLNGAVTLYLTQSFRCPRVVAGVANQYLYLLKAPKPFRGTLIQKDDVPTQTAIIARTNAKLFDYAIEHIDKKLHFVGGINSYNFQDLIDIQNLQWGKSDYIKNGFIKKFYDMDELVDYAEEANEVDLKVKITTVRKYMKHSIRDLVKELQDNSVKDQKDAELILTTGHKSKGLEWDQVEILDDFVNLREELEEEGECIIQKEELNLLYVAITRSKQNLLLGEDYILDQEFLKQYKDSITIV